A single region of the Lycium barbarum isolate Lr01 chromosome 2, ASM1917538v2, whole genome shotgun sequence genome encodes:
- the LOC132626589 gene encoding protein RRP6-like 2 isoform X1, whose protein sequence is MEMASSEGISKNAEDTLRKVTSGPLPSTVAKLSGSSRGIPSDRDFHFYNNFSEFRTPISEIDKKSKEILEKVGALSELWGNSISYLEDLDEEESGEWLMNINDDVLEKLASSLDEFRLLRKKEEESGVKMEEEDFEGGGFQVVCRKKNRKVDNASVDKTEGKAEGVKVATKGKPKVPFHIPTIPRPQDVYKIIVNNTNQPFEHVWLQRSDDGSRFVHPLEKFTPSDFVESAGIIEPAKPPPLEITPFKLVEEVKDLKQLATKLRAVDEFAVDLEHNQYRSFQGLTCLMQISTRTEDFVVDTLKLRVHIGPHLRDIFKDHRKKKVMHGADRDIVWLQRDFGIYVCNLFDTGQASRVLKLERNSLEYLLQHFCGVTANKEYQNADWRLRPLLVEMMRYAREDTHYLLYIYDVMRMELLSSSADNGSPDAPLIEVYKRSYDICMQLYEKELLTDSSYQHIYGLQGAGFNAQQLAVVAGLHGWRDVIARAEDESTGYVLPNKTLIEIAKQMPLTTNKLKRSMKSKHPYVERNLGAVVSIIRYSVQNSAAYEAAVEHLKERRLELPAEENIVGTEGAEMLVEISESLKPTGTETSNVCSSPDAGVFHVLASIQQQNESLKPESAVTQVGFSGPGDTSEHRNEYGDIKATSSGQVEVTIQAIKKPSCGLGMLLGSTAKRKLHPDKKEPEEIQVQQIKSSVSLPFHAFSGRIEQIQQAATDPSKPLEINHIGEPVATNSKLDVITLETDSDDGESVKGERSTREQENSFAMPVATSNLEDVMLLDDDSDLEEPVKDDSEATNNQPECGETNNAVSVEEMDEGDENMALSNLSSFNKCFHSINQKSKAKLAEKQQAHEGQLKVQPFDYEAARQQEVFGEDPGKQHLEREGDESRRSETGKKKDLVLGQPPIEGTAEFQQGRRRQAFPASGNRSYTFR, encoded by the exons ATGGAAATGGCTTCATCTGAAGGTATATCCAAAAACGCCGAGGATACGTTACGCAAAGTCACAAGTGGGCCTTTGCCATCTACGGTTGCAAAACTCTCTGGTTCTTCAAGAGGAATACCCAGCGATAGAGACTTCCATTTCTACAACAATTTCAGCGAATTCAGAACACCCATATCAGAAATAGACAAGAAATCCAAGGAAATACTGGAGAAAGTAGGGGCATTGTCGGAATTATGGGGAAATTCCATATCGTATCTGGAGGATCTAGATGAGGAGGAGAGCGGAGAATGGCTGATGAACATAAATGACGACGTTTTGGAGAAACTGGCGTCGTCATTGGATGAGTTTAGGCTGTTgagaaagaaagaagaggagAGTGGAGTGAAGATGGAGGAGGAGGATTTTGAAGGCGGGGGGTTTCAAGTGGTTTGTCGGAAGAAGAATAGGAAAGTAGACAATGCAAGTGTGGACAAGACTGAAGGGAAGGCGGAGGGGGTGAAAGTGGCTACCAAAGGGAAGCCAAAGGTTCCGTTTCATATACCCACCATCCCCAGGCCGCAAGACGTGTATAAAATAATTGTTAACAATACAAACCAGCCATTTGAGCATGTTTGGTTGCAGAGAAGTGACGATGGTTCCAGATTTGTGCATCCTCTG GAGAAGTTCACTCCCTCAGATTTTGTTGAGAGTGCTGGCATCATTGAGCCTGCCAAACCTCCTCCATTAGAGATTACTCCATTCAAGCTTGTGGAAGAGGTCAAAGATCTGAAGCAGTTAGCAACCAAGTTGCGTGCTGTGGATGAGTTTGCG GTTGATTTGGAGCATAATCAATATAGATCGTTTCAAGGATTGACATGCTTGATGCAAATATCCACTAGAACTGAAGATTTTGTTGTTGACACTCTGAAGCTTCGCGTTCACATTGGCCCACATCTGAGAGATATTTTTAAGGACCACAGGAAGAAAAAG GTGATGCATGGTGCTGATCGAGATATTGTGTGGCTTCAACGTGACTTTGGCATATATGTCTGCAATTTGTTCGACACTGGCCAG GCCTCAAGGGTTTTGAAACTGGAAAGAAACAGTCTGGAGTACCTGCTACAACATTTTTGTGGAGTTACAGCAAACAAAGA ATATCAGAATGCAGATTGGAGATTACGCCCACTTCTTGTAGAGATGATGAG ATATGCTAGAGAAGATACACACTATCTCTTGTACATTTATGATGTTATGAGGATGGAATTGCTATCTTCATCTGCTGACAATGGATCTCCTGATGCTCCTCTAATAGAG GTGTACAAGCGCAGTTATGATATATGCATGCAGCTGTATGAAAAAGAACTTTTGACTGATAGCTCATATCAGCACATATATGG ATTACAGGGAGCTGGCTTCAATGCGCAGCAGCTTGCAGTTGTTGCT GGGCTACATGGGTGGAGGGATGTTATTGCCCGAGCAGAAGATGAAAGTACTGGCTATGTTTTGCCAAACAaaacacttattgaaattg CTAAGCAGATGCCTCTTACCACAAACAAATTAAAGCGATCGATGAAATCAAAGCATCCGTATGTTGAGCGTAATCTTGGTGCTGTTGTCAGCATCATTAGGTACTCTGTTCAAAATTCCGCTGCATATGAAGCAGCTGTGGAACATCTGAAGGAAAGGCGCTTAGAATTA CCAGCTGAAGAAAACATTGTGGGTACTGAGGGTGCTGAAATGTTAGTTGAAATTTCTGAGTCACTGAAACCAACAGGGACAGAAACTTCAAATGTTTGTAGTTCACCTGATGCTGGTGTCTTTCACGTCCTAGCTTCAATACAGCAACAAAACGAATCTCTGAAACCAGAAAGCGCTGTCACTCAAGTTGGTTTTAGTGGACCTGGTGACACCTCTGAACATCGTAATGAATATGGTGATATAAAAGCTACTTCTTCGGGACAG GTGGAAGTAACTATTCAGGCAATTAAGAAGCCCAGCTGTGGTCTTGGGATGTTACTAGGGAGTACAGCAAAGAGGAAGCTGCATCCTGATAAAAAA GAGCCGGAAGAGATCCAAGTGCAGCAGATCAAGTCTTCGGTGAGCCTTCCATTCCATGCATTTTCAGGTAGGATTGAGCAGATACAGCAAGCTGCAACAGACCCTTCTAAACCGTTGGAAATTAACCATATAGGGGAACCTGTTGCTACTAATTCCAAGTTAGACGTTATAACCCTGGAGACTGATTCAGATGATGGGGAATCAGTAAAGGGTGAGCGATCAACCAGAGAACAGGAAAACTCCTTTGCCATGCCGGTAGCTACTTCAAATTTGGAAGATGTTATGTTACTGGACGATGATTCAGATCTTGAGGAACCAGTCAAAGATGATTCAGAAGCTACTAACAATCAGCCTGAGTGTGGGGAAACCAATAATGCAGTTTCTGTTGAGGAGATGGATGAAGGGGATGAGAATATGGCCTTGTCTAATCTCTCTAGCTTCAACAAGTGTTTCCATTCGATAAATCAAAAAAGTAAGGCAAAGCTTGCTGAGAAACAACAAGCACATGAAGGTCAGTTGAAGGTTCAGCCTTTTGACTATGAAGCAGCAAGGCAGCAAGAGGTATTTGGAGAAGATCCAGGTAAACAACACCTGGAAAGAGAAGGTGATGAATCTCGTAGGAGTGAGACTGGTAAGAAGAAGGATTTAGTCTTAGGCCAGCCACCGATTGAAGGGACAGCAGAGTTCCAGCAAGGTAGAAGGCGTCAAGCTTTTCCAGCTTCGGGGAATCGAAGCTATACTTTCCGTTAG
- the LOC132626589 gene encoding protein RRP6-like 2 isoform X2: MEMASSEGISKNAEDTLRKVTSGPLPSTVAKLSGSSRGIPSDRDFHFYNNFSEFRTPISEIDKKSKEILEKVGALSELWGNSISYLEDLDEEESGEWLMNINDDVLEKLASSLDEFRLLRKKEEESGVKMEEEDFEGGGFQVVCRKKNRKVDNASVDKTEGKAEGVKVATKGKPKVPFHIPTIPRPQDVYKIIVNNTNQPFEHVWLQRSDDGSRFVHPLVDLEHNQYRSFQGLTCLMQISTRTEDFVVDTLKLRVHIGPHLRDIFKDHRKKKVMHGADRDIVWLQRDFGIYVCNLFDTGQASRVLKLERNSLEYLLQHFCGVTANKEYQNADWRLRPLLVEMMRYAREDTHYLLYIYDVMRMELLSSSADNGSPDAPLIEVYKRSYDICMQLYEKELLTDSSYQHIYGLQGAGFNAQQLAVVAGLHGWRDVIARAEDESTGYVLPNKTLIEIAKQMPLTTNKLKRSMKSKHPYVERNLGAVVSIIRYSVQNSAAYEAAVEHLKERRLELPAEENIVGTEGAEMLVEISESLKPTGTETSNVCSSPDAGVFHVLASIQQQNESLKPESAVTQVGFSGPGDTSEHRNEYGDIKATSSGQVEVTIQAIKKPSCGLGMLLGSTAKRKLHPDKKEPEEIQVQQIKSSVSLPFHAFSGRIEQIQQAATDPSKPLEINHIGEPVATNSKLDVITLETDSDDGESVKGERSTREQENSFAMPVATSNLEDVMLLDDDSDLEEPVKDDSEATNNQPECGETNNAVSVEEMDEGDENMALSNLSSFNKCFHSINQKSKAKLAEKQQAHEGQLKVQPFDYEAARQQEVFGEDPGKQHLEREGDESRRSETGKKKDLVLGQPPIEGTAEFQQGRRRQAFPASGNRSYTFR, encoded by the exons ATGGAAATGGCTTCATCTGAAGGTATATCCAAAAACGCCGAGGATACGTTACGCAAAGTCACAAGTGGGCCTTTGCCATCTACGGTTGCAAAACTCTCTGGTTCTTCAAGAGGAATACCCAGCGATAGAGACTTCCATTTCTACAACAATTTCAGCGAATTCAGAACACCCATATCAGAAATAGACAAGAAATCCAAGGAAATACTGGAGAAAGTAGGGGCATTGTCGGAATTATGGGGAAATTCCATATCGTATCTGGAGGATCTAGATGAGGAGGAGAGCGGAGAATGGCTGATGAACATAAATGACGACGTTTTGGAGAAACTGGCGTCGTCATTGGATGAGTTTAGGCTGTTgagaaagaaagaagaggagAGTGGAGTGAAGATGGAGGAGGAGGATTTTGAAGGCGGGGGGTTTCAAGTGGTTTGTCGGAAGAAGAATAGGAAAGTAGACAATGCAAGTGTGGACAAGACTGAAGGGAAGGCGGAGGGGGTGAAAGTGGCTACCAAAGGGAAGCCAAAGGTTCCGTTTCATATACCCACCATCCCCAGGCCGCAAGACGTGTATAAAATAATTGTTAACAATACAAACCAGCCATTTGAGCATGTTTGGTTGCAGAGAAGTGACGATGGTTCCAGATTTGTGCATCCTCTG GTTGATTTGGAGCATAATCAATATAGATCGTTTCAAGGATTGACATGCTTGATGCAAATATCCACTAGAACTGAAGATTTTGTTGTTGACACTCTGAAGCTTCGCGTTCACATTGGCCCACATCTGAGAGATATTTTTAAGGACCACAGGAAGAAAAAG GTGATGCATGGTGCTGATCGAGATATTGTGTGGCTTCAACGTGACTTTGGCATATATGTCTGCAATTTGTTCGACACTGGCCAG GCCTCAAGGGTTTTGAAACTGGAAAGAAACAGTCTGGAGTACCTGCTACAACATTTTTGTGGAGTTACAGCAAACAAAGA ATATCAGAATGCAGATTGGAGATTACGCCCACTTCTTGTAGAGATGATGAG ATATGCTAGAGAAGATACACACTATCTCTTGTACATTTATGATGTTATGAGGATGGAATTGCTATCTTCATCTGCTGACAATGGATCTCCTGATGCTCCTCTAATAGAG GTGTACAAGCGCAGTTATGATATATGCATGCAGCTGTATGAAAAAGAACTTTTGACTGATAGCTCATATCAGCACATATATGG ATTACAGGGAGCTGGCTTCAATGCGCAGCAGCTTGCAGTTGTTGCT GGGCTACATGGGTGGAGGGATGTTATTGCCCGAGCAGAAGATGAAAGTACTGGCTATGTTTTGCCAAACAaaacacttattgaaattg CTAAGCAGATGCCTCTTACCACAAACAAATTAAAGCGATCGATGAAATCAAAGCATCCGTATGTTGAGCGTAATCTTGGTGCTGTTGTCAGCATCATTAGGTACTCTGTTCAAAATTCCGCTGCATATGAAGCAGCTGTGGAACATCTGAAGGAAAGGCGCTTAGAATTA CCAGCTGAAGAAAACATTGTGGGTACTGAGGGTGCTGAAATGTTAGTTGAAATTTCTGAGTCACTGAAACCAACAGGGACAGAAACTTCAAATGTTTGTAGTTCACCTGATGCTGGTGTCTTTCACGTCCTAGCTTCAATACAGCAACAAAACGAATCTCTGAAACCAGAAAGCGCTGTCACTCAAGTTGGTTTTAGTGGACCTGGTGACACCTCTGAACATCGTAATGAATATGGTGATATAAAAGCTACTTCTTCGGGACAG GTGGAAGTAACTATTCAGGCAATTAAGAAGCCCAGCTGTGGTCTTGGGATGTTACTAGGGAGTACAGCAAAGAGGAAGCTGCATCCTGATAAAAAA GAGCCGGAAGAGATCCAAGTGCAGCAGATCAAGTCTTCGGTGAGCCTTCCATTCCATGCATTTTCAGGTAGGATTGAGCAGATACAGCAAGCTGCAACAGACCCTTCTAAACCGTTGGAAATTAACCATATAGGGGAACCTGTTGCTACTAATTCCAAGTTAGACGTTATAACCCTGGAGACTGATTCAGATGATGGGGAATCAGTAAAGGGTGAGCGATCAACCAGAGAACAGGAAAACTCCTTTGCCATGCCGGTAGCTACTTCAAATTTGGAAGATGTTATGTTACTGGACGATGATTCAGATCTTGAGGAACCAGTCAAAGATGATTCAGAAGCTACTAACAATCAGCCTGAGTGTGGGGAAACCAATAATGCAGTTTCTGTTGAGGAGATGGATGAAGGGGATGAGAATATGGCCTTGTCTAATCTCTCTAGCTTCAACAAGTGTTTCCATTCGATAAATCAAAAAAGTAAGGCAAAGCTTGCTGAGAAACAACAAGCACATGAAGGTCAGTTGAAGGTTCAGCCTTTTGACTATGAAGCAGCAAGGCAGCAAGAGGTATTTGGAGAAGATCCAGGTAAACAACACCTGGAAAGAGAAGGTGATGAATCTCGTAGGAGTGAGACTGGTAAGAAGAAGGATTTAGTCTTAGGCCAGCCACCGATTGAAGGGACAGCAGAGTTCCAGCAAGGTAGAAGGCGTCAAGCTTTTCCAGCTTCGGGGAATCGAAGCTATACTTTCCGTTAG
- the LOC132626589 gene encoding protein RRP6-like 2 isoform X3, whose translation MEMASSEGISKNAEDTLRKVTSGPLPSTVAKLSGSSRGIPSDRDFHFYNNFSEFRTPISEIDKKSKEILEKVGALSELWGNSISYLEDLDEEESGEWLMNINDDVLEKLASSLDEFRLLRKKEEESGVKMEEEDFEGGGFQVVCRKKNRKVDNASVDKTEGKAEGVKVATKGKPKVPFHIPTIPRPQDVYKIIVNNTNQPFEHVWLQRSDDGSRFVHPLEKFTPSDFVESAGIIEPAKPPPLEITPFKLVEEVKDLKQLATKLRAVDEFAVDLEHNQYRSFQGLTCLMQISTRTEDFVVDTLKLRVHIGPHLRDIFKDHRKKKVMHGADRDIVWLQRDFGIYVCNLFDTGQASRVLKLERNSLEYLLQHFCGVTANKEYQNADWRLRPLLVEMMRYAREDTHYLLYIYDVMRMELLSSSADNGSPDAPLIEVYKRSYDICMQLYEKELLTDSSYQHIYGLQGAGFNAQQLAVVAGLHGWRDVIARAEDESTGYVLPNKTLIEIAKQMPLTTNKLKRSMKSKHPYVERNLGAVVSIIRYSVQNSAAYEAAVEHLKERRLELPAEENIVGTEGAEMLVEISESLKPTGTETSNVCSSPDAGVFHVLASIQQQNESLKPESAVTQVGFSGPGDTSEHRNEYGDIKATSSGQVEVTIQAIKKPSCGLGMLLGSTAKRKLHPDKKEPEEIQVQQIKSSGNLLLLIPS comes from the exons ATGGAAATGGCTTCATCTGAAGGTATATCCAAAAACGCCGAGGATACGTTACGCAAAGTCACAAGTGGGCCTTTGCCATCTACGGTTGCAAAACTCTCTGGTTCTTCAAGAGGAATACCCAGCGATAGAGACTTCCATTTCTACAACAATTTCAGCGAATTCAGAACACCCATATCAGAAATAGACAAGAAATCCAAGGAAATACTGGAGAAAGTAGGGGCATTGTCGGAATTATGGGGAAATTCCATATCGTATCTGGAGGATCTAGATGAGGAGGAGAGCGGAGAATGGCTGATGAACATAAATGACGACGTTTTGGAGAAACTGGCGTCGTCATTGGATGAGTTTAGGCTGTTgagaaagaaagaagaggagAGTGGAGTGAAGATGGAGGAGGAGGATTTTGAAGGCGGGGGGTTTCAAGTGGTTTGTCGGAAGAAGAATAGGAAAGTAGACAATGCAAGTGTGGACAAGACTGAAGGGAAGGCGGAGGGGGTGAAAGTGGCTACCAAAGGGAAGCCAAAGGTTCCGTTTCATATACCCACCATCCCCAGGCCGCAAGACGTGTATAAAATAATTGTTAACAATACAAACCAGCCATTTGAGCATGTTTGGTTGCAGAGAAGTGACGATGGTTCCAGATTTGTGCATCCTCTG GAGAAGTTCACTCCCTCAGATTTTGTTGAGAGTGCTGGCATCATTGAGCCTGCCAAACCTCCTCCATTAGAGATTACTCCATTCAAGCTTGTGGAAGAGGTCAAAGATCTGAAGCAGTTAGCAACCAAGTTGCGTGCTGTGGATGAGTTTGCG GTTGATTTGGAGCATAATCAATATAGATCGTTTCAAGGATTGACATGCTTGATGCAAATATCCACTAGAACTGAAGATTTTGTTGTTGACACTCTGAAGCTTCGCGTTCACATTGGCCCACATCTGAGAGATATTTTTAAGGACCACAGGAAGAAAAAG GTGATGCATGGTGCTGATCGAGATATTGTGTGGCTTCAACGTGACTTTGGCATATATGTCTGCAATTTGTTCGACACTGGCCAG GCCTCAAGGGTTTTGAAACTGGAAAGAAACAGTCTGGAGTACCTGCTACAACATTTTTGTGGAGTTACAGCAAACAAAGA ATATCAGAATGCAGATTGGAGATTACGCCCACTTCTTGTAGAGATGATGAG ATATGCTAGAGAAGATACACACTATCTCTTGTACATTTATGATGTTATGAGGATGGAATTGCTATCTTCATCTGCTGACAATGGATCTCCTGATGCTCCTCTAATAGAG GTGTACAAGCGCAGTTATGATATATGCATGCAGCTGTATGAAAAAGAACTTTTGACTGATAGCTCATATCAGCACATATATGG ATTACAGGGAGCTGGCTTCAATGCGCAGCAGCTTGCAGTTGTTGCT GGGCTACATGGGTGGAGGGATGTTATTGCCCGAGCAGAAGATGAAAGTACTGGCTATGTTTTGCCAAACAaaacacttattgaaattg CTAAGCAGATGCCTCTTACCACAAACAAATTAAAGCGATCGATGAAATCAAAGCATCCGTATGTTGAGCGTAATCTTGGTGCTGTTGTCAGCATCATTAGGTACTCTGTTCAAAATTCCGCTGCATATGAAGCAGCTGTGGAACATCTGAAGGAAAGGCGCTTAGAATTA CCAGCTGAAGAAAACATTGTGGGTACTGAGGGTGCTGAAATGTTAGTTGAAATTTCTGAGTCACTGAAACCAACAGGGACAGAAACTTCAAATGTTTGTAGTTCACCTGATGCTGGTGTCTTTCACGTCCTAGCTTCAATACAGCAACAAAACGAATCTCTGAAACCAGAAAGCGCTGTCACTCAAGTTGGTTTTAGTGGACCTGGTGACACCTCTGAACATCGTAATGAATATGGTGATATAAAAGCTACTTCTTCGGGACAG GTGGAAGTAACTATTCAGGCAATTAAGAAGCCCAGCTGTGGTCTTGGGATGTTACTAGGGAGTACAGCAAAGAGGAAGCTGCATCCTGATAAAAAA GAGCCGGAAGAGATCCAAGTGCAGCAGATCAAGTCTTCG GGGAACCTGTTGCTACTAATTCCAAGTTAG